One genomic segment of Chromatiales bacterium includes these proteins:
- a CDS encoding dienelactone hydrolase family protein, which yields MQNIQTSDHEYTVGAARHVGFVAHDAAIQGPRPGVILIHEWWGVDDEIRERARQIAALGYVAFVIDMFGDGRTAADVAGAAGLMQGVLDDMETGTRRLRAGFETLRAMPLVDADRTAAMGYCFGGAMALHMARIGLPLKAVASFHGALGSFHRPAPGSVKARILVCHGAADAMVSAGDVEAFRAEMDAAGADYEVIVYPDAMHGFAVPAATERGKRFGIPVGHNEAADKASWDAMRKLYAEVL from the coding sequence ATGCAGAACATCCAGACTTCCGACCACGAGTACACCGTCGGCGCCGCGCGCCATGTCGGCTTTGTGGCCCACGATGCGGCGATTCAGGGACCGCGCCCGGGGGTCATCCTGATCCACGAATGGTGGGGTGTGGACGACGAGATTCGCGAGCGCGCCCGTCAGATCGCGGCGCTCGGCTACGTCGCGTTCGTGATCGACATGTTCGGCGACGGCCGGACGGCGGCTGACGTGGCTGGCGCCGCTGGCCTGATGCAGGGCGTGCTCGATGACATGGAAACCGGCACACGCCGGCTGCGCGCGGGTTTCGAGACCCTGCGGGCCATGCCGTTGGTGGATGCCGACCGAACCGCGGCGATGGGTTATTGCTTCGGCGGCGCAATGGCCCTGCACATGGCGCGCATCGGTCTGCCACTGAAGGCCGTGGCGAGTTTCCATGGCGCGCTCGGTTCGTTTCACCGGCCGGCGCCCGGTTCGGTCAAGGCACGGATTCTCGTTTGCCACGGCGCGGCGGATGCGATGGTTTCGGCGGGCGACGTCGAGGCGTTTCGTGCCGAGATGGACGCCGCCGGCGCCGACTACGAGGTCATCGTCTACCCCGATGCCATGCACGGCTTCGCGGTGCCTGCGGCAACGGAGCGTGGCAAGCGTTTTGGGATACCCGTCGGCCACAATGAAGCTGCGGACAAAGCCTCGTGGGACGCAATGCGCAAGCTGTACGCCGAGGTGTTGTAG
- a CDS encoding acyl carrier protein — MNKPEVVTELMQFFAAEFPEPDEALTEDTNLLQGWFMDSLAIVTTTLFIEEHFGVPLSRADINGDNFQNVSTLADLVLRKLPGE, encoded by the coding sequence ATGAACAAGCCGGAAGTCGTCACCGAACTCATGCAGTTTTTCGCCGCCGAGTTTCCCGAGCCGGACGAGGCGCTCACCGAGGACACCAACCTGCTGCAGGGCTGGTTCATGGACTCGCTGGCGATCGTGACCACGACGCTGTTCATCGAAGAACATTTCGGCGTGCCGCTGTCGCGCGCCGACATCAACGGCGACAACTTCCAGAACGTATCGACCCTGGCGGACCTCGTACTCCGCAAACTGCCGGGCGAGTAG
- a CDS encoding amino acid adenylation domain-containing protein: MQKLAIEYLRTTVARLPDKTALVDDSGEITFGALWHRALHAARDIADRVGRNGLPVAVEIEKSIDAIVAIVAIQLSGNLYVPFDPNSPPERRERMLQTLGSPATIRVNIGALELDGQIIGGRATGADTSNAEIEAALFDGLVARKNIDPLYVIFTSGTTGTPKGVTISNAAVIDYIDWVRHTYAVDESEIIANQAPLYFDNSVLDIYLCFACGATLHLLAASRFMFPDDVVSYLAANKISLIFFVPSLLSNFAAVNALQEHDLGALRKVLFAGEPMPLSTLRYLRERLPQALLSNLYGPTEITVDAIYWTFGTEIETLTEVPLGKACENKTIIFLDEHGAPVTEPDAVAEICVAGVGVALGYWNNPERTAEVFIQNPEHSRYAERIYRTGDLGYVSSRDGLIYMTGRKDGQFKHRGYRIEPGEIESALSALGEVTQSCVIYDADHREIVAFYTPAEPGKELRGAHKLLAGRLPAYMIPRRFVAVARMPVTPNGKVDRKALWAGYKKPGG; this comes from the coding sequence ATGCAGAAACTGGCGATCGAATACCTGCGGACCACCGTCGCCCGCCTGCCGGACAAGACCGCGCTCGTGGACGACTCCGGCGAGATCACGTTCGGCGCGCTGTGGCATCGGGCCCTGCACGCGGCGCGTGACATCGCCGATCGTGTGGGCCGAAACGGCCTGCCGGTCGCGGTCGAGATCGAGAAATCCATCGACGCGATCGTCGCGATCGTCGCGATCCAGCTTTCCGGAAACCTCTACGTTCCGTTCGACCCGAACAGTCCACCGGAACGCCGCGAGCGCATGCTCCAGACACTCGGATCGCCCGCGACGATTCGCGTCAACATCGGCGCGCTGGAACTGGATGGACAGATCATCGGCGGCAGAGCAACCGGTGCGGATACCTCCAACGCGGAGATTGAAGCCGCATTGTTCGACGGGCTCGTCGCGCGCAAGAACATCGACCCGCTGTATGTGATCTTCACCTCCGGCACGACCGGCACGCCGAAGGGCGTGACAATCTCCAACGCCGCGGTCATCGATTACATCGACTGGGTCCGGCACACCTACGCCGTGGACGAGTCCGAGATCATCGCAAACCAGGCGCCGCTGTATTTCGACAACTCCGTCCTGGATATTTATCTGTGCTTTGCCTGCGGCGCCACGCTGCATCTGCTGGCCGCGTCGCGCTTCATGTTCCCGGACGACGTCGTCAGCTACCTGGCCGCGAACAAGATCAGCCTGATCTTTTTCGTGCCGTCGCTGCTGTCGAACTTCGCGGCCGTCAACGCACTTCAGGAACACGATCTCGGCGCGCTGCGCAAGGTGCTGTTCGCCGGCGAACCGATGCCGCTTTCGACCCTGCGCTATCTGCGCGAGCGGCTGCCCCAGGCGCTGCTGTCGAACCTGTACGGGCCCACGGAAATCACCGTCGATGCGATCTACTGGACCTTCGGGACCGAGATCGAAACGCTCACGGAAGTGCCGCTGGGCAAGGCCTGCGAGAACAAGACGATCATCTTTCTCGATGAACACGGTGCGCCGGTGACCGAACCCGACGCCGTAGCCGAGATCTGTGTGGCGGGTGTCGGCGTCGCGCTGGGCTACTGGAACAACCCGGAACGCACCGCCGAGGTCTTCATCCAGAACCCCGAACACTCGCGCTACGCCGAGCGCATCTATCGCACCGGTGATCTCGGCTATGTCTCATCGCGCGACGGGCTGATCTACATGACCGGCCGCAAGGACGGCCAGTTCAAACACCGCGGCTATCGCATCGAGCCCGGCGAGATCGAGAGCGCGCTATCGGCGCTTGGCGAGGTCACGCAGAGCTGCGTGATCTACGACGCGGACCATCGGGAGATCGTCGCGTTCTACACGCCCGCGGAACCCGGAAAGGAACTCAGGGGCGCCCACAAACTGCTGGCCGGACGGCTGCCGGCCTACATGATCCCGCGGCGTTTCGTGGCCGTTGCCCGCATGCCCGTCACGCCCAACGGCAAGGTGGACCGCAAGGCACTCTGGGCGGGGTATAAGAAGCCGGGAGGCTGA